One region of Bosea sp. 29B genomic DNA includes:
- a CDS encoding XRE family transcriptional regulator has protein sequence MSLPAADLPHLHVDREIGARLRQLRRARRLSLEELASRTGLSIGFLSQIERGLSSPTLRVLAAVADALGTAISELFPTDQRQVDPTATIVRQSDRGELQLWRSGIRKQLLTPQAEGAKLNLFIVEMEPGASTGDEHYIHHGEEAGLVLSGAMLLNVENENWVMREGDSFRFLSSRPHRFANQHDGITRVLWVNCL, from the coding sequence ATGAGCCTGCCTGCCGCCGACCTGCCGCATCTGCATGTCGATCGTGAGATCGGGGCGCGGCTGCGCCAGCTCCGGCGTGCGCGCCGGCTGTCGCTGGAAGAGCTTGCGAGCCGCACCGGACTGTCGATCGGCTTCCTCAGCCAGATCGAGCGCGGCCTGTCCTCGCCGACGCTGCGCGTGCTCGCCGCTGTCGCCGACGCGCTCGGCACCGCAATCTCCGAGCTCTTCCCGACCGATCAGCGGCAGGTCGACCCGACCGCCACCATCGTGCGCCAGTCGGACCGCGGCGAATTGCAGCTCTGGCGCTCCGGCATCCGCAAGCAGCTGCTGACCCCGCAAGCGGAAGGCGCCAAGCTCAACCTCTTCATCGTCGAGATGGAGCCTGGTGCCAGCACCGGCGACGAGCACTACATCCATCATGGCGAGGAAGCCGGCCTCGTGCTCAGCGGCGCCATGCTGCTCAATGTCGAGAACGAGAACTGGGTCATGCGCGAGGGCGACAGCTTCCGCTTCCTCTCCTCGCGGCCGCATCGCTTCGCCAATCAGCACGACGGCATCACCCGCGTGCTCTGGGTCAACTGCCTGTAG
- a CDS encoding ABC transporter substrate-binding protein: MERRTFLTLLAGGAVAASVSPAAAQSVLKVGSTPTGMPFTFLDTKTNTIEGVMVDLVKAIAAASDLKVEVEGMQFSTLVASLTANKIDLISAAMYITPARKEVIDFSDPIYTYGEGLLVPASDKKDYVELADMKGYTVGAQIGTAYVEALQKTGLFPEVKLYKTSPDILADVNAGRVQAAFADAPIMAYTLKQGQFPNVRLVKSYKPIITGSVGIGVRKSDGELLKKVNAGLAKVKADGTLDKILAKWGLE; this comes from the coding sequence ATGGAACGCCGGACCTTCCTGACCCTGCTGGCCGGAGGCGCCGTCGCTGCGTCCGTATCGCCGGCCGCAGCCCAGTCCGTCCTCAAGGTCGGCTCGACGCCGACCGGCATGCCGTTCACTTTTCTCGACACCAAGACGAACACGATCGAAGGCGTGATGGTCGACCTGGTCAAGGCGATCGCCGCGGCCTCGGACCTCAAGGTCGAGGTCGAGGGCATGCAGTTCTCGACGCTGGTCGCCTCGCTCACCGCGAACAAGATCGATCTGATCTCGGCGGCGATGTACATCACCCCGGCCCGCAAGGAGGTGATCGACTTCTCCGACCCGATCTACACCTATGGCGAGGGCCTGCTGGTCCCCGCCTCCGACAAGAAGGACTATGTCGAGCTCGCCGACATGAAGGGCTACACGGTCGGCGCTCAGATCGGCACCGCCTATGTCGAGGCGCTGCAGAAGACCGGGCTCTTCCCTGAGGTGAAGCTCTACAAGACCTCGCCGGACATCCTTGCAGACGTCAACGCCGGCCGCGTCCAGGCCGCTTTCGCCGACGCGCCGATCATGGCCTACACGTTGAAGCAGGGACAGTTTCCGAACGTCCGGCTCGTCAAGTCCTACAAGCCGATCATCACCGGGTCGGTCGGCATCGGCGTGCGCAAGAGCGACGGCGAACTGCTGAAGAAGGTCAATGCCGGTCTCGCCAAGGTCAAGGCCGACGGCACGCTCGACAAGATCCTGGCGAAATGGGGCCTGGAATAA
- a CDS encoding amino acid ABC transporter permease, translated as MQSFLRDAAQFLPLLLQGLKFTILVTLGSLALSTVLGLVWALMRVSGVAPLVLVAKLVVNTLRGIPILVQLFYIYFVFPEFGLALTALQAAILGLGIAYSAYQSENFRAGIEAIDHGQVEAAQSIGMGWFLMMRRVILPQAVKVVLPPYGNIMIMMLKDSSQASTITVAELTLQGSLLASSTFKNMTVYTLVALLYLSMSLPLIAFVGWLERRFGKGARR; from the coding sequence ATGCAATCCTTTCTGCGCGATGCCGCCCAGTTCCTGCCGCTGCTGCTGCAGGGGCTGAAGTTCACCATCCTCGTGACGCTCGGCTCGCTGGCGCTCTCCACCGTGCTCGGCCTGGTCTGGGCGCTGATGCGCGTCTCGGGCGTGGCGCCGCTGGTGCTGGTCGCCAAGCTCGTCGTCAACACGCTGCGCGGCATCCCGATCCTGGTGCAGCTCTTCTACATCTACTTCGTCTTCCCGGAGTTCGGTCTTGCGCTGACCGCGCTGCAGGCGGCGATCCTGGGCCTCGGCATCGCCTATTCCGCCTATCAATCCGAGAATTTCCGCGCCGGCATCGAGGCGATCGACCATGGCCAGGTCGAAGCGGCCCAGTCGATCGGCATGGGCTGGTTCCTGATGATGCGCCGGGTGATCCTGCCGCAGGCGGTCAAGGTCGTGCTGCCGCCCTATGGCAACATCATGATCATGATGCTGAAGGATTCCTCGCAGGCCTCGACCATCACTGTCGCGGAGCTGACGCTGCAGGGTTCGCTGCTGGCGTCCTCGACCTTCAAGAACATGACGGTCTACACGCTGGTCGCGCTGCTCTATCTCTCGATGAGCCTGCCGCTGATCGCCTTCGTCGGCTGGCTCGAACGCCGCTTCGGCAAGGGAGCCAGGCGATGA
- a CDS encoding amino acid ABC transporter ATP-binding protein, producing the protein MIELSSVTKSFGTHQVLKGITGSVQRGEVVCLIGPSGSGKSTILRCINGLESYDGGSITVDGAKVDRADRSIVGIRTAMAMVFQRFNLFPHRTALENVVEGPIHVKKEPAAQALERGRDLLARVGLADKFGAYPAQLSGGQMQRVAIARALAMQPKAILFDEPTSALDPELVGEVLGVMKSLAEEGMTMLVVTHEMGFAREVADRVLFLDGGVIVEEGAAREVLSAPRNPRTQDFLRRVLKPI; encoded by the coding sequence ATGATCGAGCTCTCCAGCGTCACCAAGAGCTTCGGCACCCATCAGGTGCTGAAGGGCATCACCGGTAGCGTCCAGCGTGGCGAGGTCGTCTGCCTGATCGGCCCCTCCGGCTCGGGCAAGTCGACTATCCTGCGCTGCATCAACGGGCTTGAATCCTATGATGGCGGCTCGATCACGGTCGATGGAGCGAAGGTCGACCGCGCCGATCGCTCGATCGTCGGCATCCGCACCGCCATGGCGATGGTGTTCCAGCGCTTCAACCTGTTCCCGCACCGGACCGCGCTCGAGAACGTCGTCGAGGGGCCGATCCATGTGAAGAAGGAGCCGGCCGCGCAGGCCCTGGAGCGTGGGCGCGACCTGCTCGCCCGCGTCGGCCTCGCGGACAAGTTCGGTGCCTATCCGGCCCAGCTTTCCGGTGGCCAGATGCAGCGCGTCGCCATCGCCCGCGCGCTCGCCATGCAGCCCAAGGCGATCCTGTTCGACGAGCCGACCTCGGCGCTTGATCCCGAGCTGGTCGGCGAGGTGCTCGGCGTGATGAAGAGCCTTGCCGAGGAGGGCATGACCATGCTGGTCGTGACCCATGAGATGGGCTTCGCGCGCGAGGTCGCCGACCGCGTGCTCTTCCTCGATGGTGGCGTCATCGTCGAGGAAGGCGCAGCCCGCGAGGTGCTGAGCGCGCCACGCAATCCGCGCACGCAGGACTTCCTGCGTCGCGTGCTCAAGCCGATCTGA
- a CDS encoding FAD-binding oxidoreductase, translated as MAEPFPLQPALWHATAPAAPLTPPLDADARADVCIVGAGYAGLSTALHLAEAGVSVVVLEAREPGWGASGRNGGQVIPGIKYDPSEIVSKFGAEAGAALVSFVGSTADLVFGLIEKHGMDVPYRRAGWIQGAHTPAMVETVKRRAEQWTMRGVAARFLDADDVGRLLGTDRYLGGWLDPRGGGVQPLAYARGIARAAQKAGAVIHGQSPVTGLRRDGGNWVVRTAQGGSVTAPRVVIATNGYTGDLIPKLRQTVIRPNSFIVATEPLSDNLAGTILPEGQVTSDTRQLLLYFRKDHTNRLLMGGRGPFREPQGVADWAHLERVVGKMYPQAKGLRFEYRWCGRVALTRDFLPHLHEPEPGLLVDIGCMGRGVGLQTAMGRAMAQYISTGDRASLPFPVTSITPLPLHALNELYVSAIIAWYRLTDGGMKDRAA; from the coding sequence ATGGCAGAGCCTTTCCCGCTGCAGCCCGCGCTCTGGCACGCGACCGCTCCGGCCGCGCCGCTGACACCGCCGCTCGATGCGGATGCTCGGGCCGATGTCTGCATCGTCGGTGCCGGCTATGCCGGCCTCTCGACCGCGCTGCATCTCGCCGAGGCCGGCGTCTCGGTCGTCGTGCTGGAAGCGCGCGAACCGGGCTGGGGCGCGTCGGGCCGCAATGGCGGTCAGGTCATCCCCGGCATCAAATATGATCCCAGCGAGATCGTCTCCAAATTCGGGGCCGAAGCGGGCGCTGCGCTGGTCTCCTTCGTCGGCTCGACCGCCGATCTCGTCTTCGGGCTGATCGAGAAGCACGGCATGGACGTGCCGTATCGCCGCGCCGGCTGGATCCAGGGCGCCCATACGCCCGCCATGGTCGAGACGGTCAAGCGCCGGGCCGAGCAGTGGACGATGCGCGGCGTCGCGGCCCGCTTCCTCGATGCCGATGACGTCGGCCGCCTCCTCGGCACGGACCGCTATCTCGGTGGCTGGCTCGACCCGCGCGGCGGCGGCGTCCAGCCGCTCGCCTATGCCCGCGGCATTGCCCGCGCCGCGCAGAAGGCGGGCGCTGTGATCCACGGCCAGAGCCCGGTGACCGGCCTTCGTCGCGATGGCGGCAACTGGGTCGTGCGCACCGCCCAGGGGGGCAGCGTCACCGCACCGCGCGTGGTGATCGCGACCAACGGCTATACCGGCGACCTGATCCCGAAGCTGCGCCAGACGGTGATCCGGCCGAACTCCTTCATCGTCGCGACCGAGCCGCTCTCCGACAATCTCGCCGGCACGATCCTGCCGGAGGGGCAGGTCACCTCCGACACCCGCCAGTTGTTGCTCTATTTCCGCAAGGACCACACCAATCGCCTGCTGATGGGTGGGCGCGGGCCCTTCCGCGAGCCGCAGGGCGTCGCCGACTGGGCCCATCTCGAGCGGGTCGTCGGCAAGATGTACCCGCAGGCGAAGGGGCTGCGCTTCGAGTATCGCTGGTGCGGCCGCGTCGCGCTCACCCGCGATTTCCTGCCGCATCTGCACGAGCCGGAACCCGGCCTGCTTGTCGACATCGGCTGCATGGGCCGCGGCGTCGGCCTGCAGACCGCGATGGGCAGAGCGATGGCGCAGTATATCTCGACCGGCGACAGAGCGAGCCTGCCTTTCCCGGTGACGTCGATCACGCCGCTGCCGCTGCACGCGCTGAACGAGCTCTATGTCTCCGCCATCATCGCCTGGTACCGCCTGACCGATGGCGGCATGAAGGACCGCGCCGCTTGA
- a CDS encoding FGGY-family carbohydrate kinase, translating to MSIVLACDLGGTSFRAALVDDTGAIRAQHAIAGPVSRDDRLGASEIEPDAWWTLLVEACARLAAEAPALFDAIEAVAICGVTRTQVFLGGDGRSLRPTMTWKDTRADALAVRLRERLDPAHPENAAVNAFHPLARLAWLREQEQEAFGKLACLLEPKDYLNFRLTGRRASDPVSMARLLAAAASHDGRGLLAAAGIPASILPEMLEPWDEVAPVESGLPAPLGRLAGKPVFCASNDTWAAVVGLGAMREGFAYNISGTTEVLGVVGREPARAEGLLTVDWRGLFQLGGPSQTGADTVSWLLALLGRDGAAVGQEIDALLSRQRDSQPLLFLPYLQGERVPYWDPSLRGALIGLNRRHEPTDLAYAVLEGVACLNRIVLERAETALGREASEIRFGGGAAANPVWSQIKADLCGRPVVVAASREPGLLGAAIIAFAGLGRFASLADAQQALVTVARRFEPDPARKPVYDVLFSLFRRAEAALAPISRDLVAGAHESGALADLARHASAATSLHAD from the coding sequence ATGAGCATCGTCCTCGCCTGCGATCTCGGCGGCACCTCCTTCCGCGCTGCCCTTGTCGATGACACCGGCGCCATCCGCGCCCAGCACGCCATTGCCGGGCCGGTGAGCCGTGACGATCGCTTGGGTGCTTCCGAGATCGAGCCGGATGCCTGGTGGACCCTGCTGGTCGAGGCTTGTGCCAGACTGGCAGCCGAGGCACCGGCACTGTTCGATGCAATCGAGGCCGTCGCGATCTGCGGCGTCACCCGCACGCAAGTTTTCCTCGGCGGGGATGGCCGGTCGCTGCGCCCGACGATGACCTGGAAGGATACGCGTGCCGACGCGCTCGCGGTGCGTCTGCGCGAGCGGCTCGATCCTGCCCATCCCGAGAACGCCGCGGTGAATGCCTTCCATCCACTCGCCCGCCTCGCCTGGCTGCGCGAGCAAGAGCAGGAGGCTTTTGGCAAGCTCGCCTGCCTGCTCGAGCCGAAGGACTATCTGAATTTCCGCCTGACTGGCCGACGGGCCAGCGATCCCGTCTCGATGGCGCGCTTGCTGGCTGCGGCCGCCTCGCATGACGGCCGCGGTCTGCTGGCGGCAGCCGGCATTCCCGCTTCGATCCTGCCGGAGATGCTGGAGCCTTGGGATGAGGTTGCCCCGGTCGAGTCCGGCCTGCCTGCGCCGCTTGGTCGCCTCGCCGGCAAACCGGTGTTCTGCGCCTCTAACGATACCTGGGCGGCGGTTGTCGGCCTCGGCGCGATGCGCGAGGGTTTCGCCTACAACATTTCCGGCACCACCGAGGTGCTCGGTGTGGTCGGCCGCGAACCGGCACGGGCGGAAGGCCTGCTCACCGTCGATTGGCGCGGCCTGTTCCAGCTCGGCGGCCCCAGCCAGACCGGCGCTGACACCGTCTCCTGGCTGCTGGCGCTGCTCGGGCGCGATGGGGCGGCGGTGGGGCAGGAGATCGATGCCCTGCTTTCGCGGCAACGCGACTCGCAGCCGCTGCTCTTCCTGCCCTATCTCCAGGGCGAGCGCGTGCCCTATTGGGACCCGTCCTTGCGTGGTGCCCTCATCGGCCTGAACCGTCGGCATGAGCCGACCGATCTCGCCTATGCCGTGCTGGAGGGCGTCGCCTGCCTCAACCGGATCGTACTGGAGCGGGCCGAAACCGCGCTCGGGCGGGAAGCGAGCGAGATCCGCTTCGGCGGCGGGGCAGCGGCCAATCCGGTCTGGAGCCAGATCAAGGCCGATCTCTGCGGCCGGCCCGTCGTCGTCGCGGCCTCCCGGGAGCCGGGCCTGCTCGGTGCGGCGATCATTGCCTTCGCGGGGCTCGGCCGTTTCGCCTCCCTTGCCGACGCGCAGCAGGCGCTCGTCACCGTTGCCCGCCGCTTCGAGCCCGATCCCGCGCGCAAACCGGTCTATGACGTGCTCTTCTCCTTGTTTCGCCGGGCCGAGGCTGCGCTGGCGCCGATCTCGCGCGATCTCGTCGCTGGCGCTCATGAGAGCGGGGCGCTTGCCGATCTCGCGCGCCATGCGTCTGCGGCCACGAGCCTGCACGCCGATTGA
- a CDS encoding SDR family NAD(P)-dependent oxidoreductase → MPKPVTLITGASGGIGGALAMTLAPAHRLVLSGLEGGPLLELADRLQADGADVAAMTGDVRDRDLAGALVELAVERFGRLDNLVTGAGASRPVPMVEMEDEEWDKLVDINLSAVFRVSKAAARRMIEQSEGGAIVHISSIAHSNGGANLAYGSAKGGVATLTYGMAQQLGRHAIRVNAVAPGIIDTPMVRGGFASQFNALVEGASLRTPLGRLGRPEDVAGVIAFLLSPAAAFVTGALLPVTGGIEILSPISAIAKGTA, encoded by the coding sequence ATGCCGAAGCCCGTCACCCTCATCACCGGTGCTTCCGGCGGCATCGGCGGCGCGCTCGCGATGACGCTGGCCCCGGCGCATAGGCTCGTTCTCTCCGGGCTGGAGGGAGGCCCGCTGCTCGAACTCGCGGACCGCTTGCAAGCTGATGGTGCCGATGTCGCCGCCATGACCGGCGATGTCCGCGACCGCGACCTTGCCGGCGCGCTGGTCGAGCTGGCCGTGGAGCGCTTCGGTCGCCTCGACAATCTGGTCACAGGTGCCGGGGCTTCGCGCCCGGTGCCGATGGTCGAGATGGAGGACGAGGAGTGGGACAAGCTCGTCGACATCAACCTCTCGGCTGTCTTCCGCGTCTCCAAGGCCGCCGCCAGGCGGATGATCGAGCAAAGCGAGGGCGGCGCCATCGTCCACATTTCCTCGATCGCCCATAGCAATGGCGGGGCGAACCTCGCCTATGGCTCGGCGAAGGGTGGCGTCGCGACGCTGACCTATGGCATGGCCCAGCAGCTCGGGCGTCATGCCATCCGCGTCAACGCGGTCGCGCCGGGGATCATCGACACGCCGATGGTGCGTGGCGGCTTCGCCAGTCAGTTCAACGCGCTGGTCGAGGGCGCCTCGCTGCGCACTCCGCTCGGTCGCCTCGGCCGTCCCGAGGATGTCGCGGGGGTCATCGCCTTCCTGCTCTCGCCGGCTGCCGCCTTCGTCACCGGCGCGCTGCTCCCGGTCACCGGCGGCATCGAGATCCTCTCGCCGATCTCGGCGATCGCCAAGGGAACTGCCTGA
- a CDS encoding ABC transporter permease translates to MREIIGRYGTALAGLVLIAFFVAFAPNFATTMNIVNVLKDTSFLAILALGFTLALIVSELDLSIAEVASLSAVVTGWLIQGQQHPALAVTAGLLVGLLCGAANGYGVTVLRVPSLIMTLGTAAIARGFAFMITQGVAFVGRWPVSFTGLARGTSFDIPNLVLWLTAVTLVTYGLIKWTRTGAHMVATGEADEAARLSGIATSRMKRIGLLLTGLCAGIAAVLLAANLSSAAPNMAGDYLLYAIAAVLLGMTMFEPGKPNIPGTVFAALVLKVLGNGLVLMGAAYYVQDIVLGVIIIGSVAFSASALKKAAFKV, encoded by the coding sequence ATGCGCGAGATCATCGGCCGCTACGGCACCGCGCTCGCCGGCCTCGTCCTGATCGCCTTCTTCGTCGCCTTCGCGCCGAATTTCGCGACGACGATGAACATCGTCAACGTGCTGAAGGATACCAGCTTTCTCGCCATCCTGGCGCTCGGCTTCACGCTCGCCCTGATCGTCTCCGAGCTTGACCTCTCGATCGCCGAGGTCGCGAGCCTGTCGGCCGTCGTCACCGGCTGGCTGATCCAGGGCCAGCAGCACCCGGCGCTCGCTGTCACTGCAGGGCTGCTGGTCGGCCTCCTCTGCGGCGCGGCCAATGGTTATGGCGTCACGGTGCTGCGCGTGCCTTCGCTGATCATGACGCTCGGCACGGCCGCGATAGCGCGGGGCTTCGCGTTCATGATCACGCAGGGCGTCGCCTTCGTCGGGCGCTGGCCGGTCTCGTTCACCGGGCTTGCGCGTGGCACGAGCTTCGACATCCCCAATCTCGTGCTCTGGCTCACCGCCGTCACGCTCGTGACCTATGGCCTGATCAAATGGACCCGCACCGGCGCCCATATGGTCGCGACCGGCGAGGCCGACGAGGCGGCTCGGCTCTCCGGCATCGCCACCAGCAGGATGAAGCGCATCGGCCTGTTGCTGACCGGGCTCTGTGCCGGCATCGCCGCCGTGCTGCTCGCCGCCAACCTGTCCTCGGCAGCGCCGAACATGGCGGGCGACTACCTGCTCTATGCCATCGCTGCCGTGCTGCTGGGGATGACCATGTTCGAGCCCGGCAAGCCCAATATCCCCGGCACCGTCTTCGCCGCGCTGGTCCTGAAGGTGCTTGGCAACGGCTTGGTGCTGATGGGCGCAGCCTATTACGTTCAGGACATCGTTCTCGGCGTCATCATCATCGGCTCGGTCGCCTTCTCGGCCAGCGCGTTGAAGAAGGCGGCGTTCAAGGTCTGA
- a CDS encoding sugar ABC transporter substrate-binding protein, whose amino-acid sequence MVGLRKVLLAAAAVVAMAQGAQAFELGVIGFQFSSETHARVANAAAAAAKAKGWNVTLLNSEGALPKHAEQFDALIAKKVDAIIIAMGKPVEADAQFKAAKDAKIPVITVQSGASPHALFDIQTNEYKVGAEAALYLLGQLGYQGNIVTARFDLNVASRIRGKLLDNVLSENQAVKELGKFSMARTQSWRDDVRAGMQALLLQNQGKINGIWASFDGQAYIIDDLLQAQGVKKGQIPLVSVDGGKETYARIADPASTFTATVSIPFEEMGKQAVDAIQTIVVDKKPKETITSGPYLFTDAVLVDKNNVQQFLK is encoded by the coding sequence ATGGTCGGTTTGAGGAAGGTTCTGCTGGCGGCCGCCGCCGTCGTCGCGATGGCTCAGGGGGCGCAGGCCTTCGAGCTCGGCGTCATCGGCTTCCAGTTCTCGTCAGAGACGCATGCCCGCGTCGCCAACGCCGCCGCCGCGGCGGCCAAGGCCAAAGGCTGGAACGTAACGCTGCTGAACTCGGAAGGGGCGCTGCCCAAGCATGCCGAGCAGTTCGACGCGCTGATCGCCAAGAAGGTCGATGCGATCATCATCGCCATGGGCAAGCCGGTCGAGGCCGACGCCCAGTTCAAGGCTGCCAAGGACGCCAAGATCCCGGTGATCACCGTGCAGTCGGGTGCGAGCCCGCACGCGCTCTTCGACATCCAGACCAATGAGTACAAGGTCGGCGCCGAGGCCGCGCTCTATCTGCTCGGCCAGCTCGGCTATCAGGGCAATATCGTCACCGCCCGCTTCGACCTCAACGTCGCCTCGCGTATCCGCGGCAAGCTGCTCGACAATGTGCTCTCCGAGAACCAGGCGGTGAAGGAGCTCGGCAAGTTCTCGATGGCCCGCACCCAGAGCTGGCGCGACGATGTCCGCGCCGGCATGCAGGCGCTGCTGCTGCAGAACCAGGGCAAGATCAACGGCATCTGGGCCTCGTTCGACGGCCAGGCCTACATCATCGACGACCTGCTGCAGGCTCAGGGTGTGAAGAAGGGTCAGATCCCGCTGGTCTCGGTCGATGGCGGCAAGGAGACCTATGCCCGTATCGCCGACCCGGCCTCGACCTTCACCGCCACCGTCTCGATCCCGTTCGAGGAGATGGGCAAGCAGGCGGTCGACGCGATCCAGACGATCGTCGTTGACAAGAAGCCGAAGGAGACGATCACCTCCGGTCCCTATCTCTTCACCGATGCCGTGCTGGTCGACAAGAATAACGTCCAGCAGTTCCTGAAGTGA
- a CDS encoding ATP-binding cassette domain-containing protein yields MTATPLLSLRGIGKAYGPVVAVREVDLDIYSGEVVAICGDNGAGKSSLIKVISGAEEATSGTLQMRGKEVIFASPHDALSHGVATIYQDLALAPRLSIAQNVFMGSELTRPLLLPFLRVLDKKRMALEARGFLKQLSVTVEDMDRPVERLSGGQRQAVAISRALRWKAEIIIMDEPTAALGVKETALVLDLIRKLKADGRTVLLISHNMRDVVALADRVVIMGAGRKYVDQPLGDLSADDLSHMIMAGNARAA; encoded by the coding sequence ATGACCGCCACACCCCTCCTGTCGCTCCGCGGCATCGGCAAGGCTTACGGCCCGGTCGTGGCGGTGCGCGAGGTCGATCTCGACATTTATTCCGGCGAAGTCGTCGCCATCTGTGGTGACAACGGCGCCGGCAAGTCGAGCCTGATCAAGGTGATTTCCGGCGCCGAGGAGGCGACCTCGGGCACGCTTCAGATGCGCGGCAAGGAGGTCATCTTCGCCTCGCCGCATGATGCGCTCAGCCATGGCGTCGCGACGATTTACCAGGATCTAGCCCTAGCTCCGCGGCTCTCGATCGCTCAGAACGTCTTCATGGGCTCGGAGCTGACGCGACCGTTGCTGCTGCCCTTCCTGCGCGTGCTCGACAAGAAGCGGATGGCGCTGGAGGCGCGCGGCTTCCTCAAGCAGCTCTCGGTGACGGTCGAGGACATGGACCGGCCGGTCGAGCGGCTCTCGGGTGGCCAGCGCCAGGCGGTGGCGATCTCGCGGGCGCTGCGCTGGAAGGCCGAGATCATCATCATGGACGAGCCGACGGCGGCGCTTGGCGTCAAGGAGACCGCTCTCGTGCTCGACCTGATCCGTAAGCTCAAGGCCGACGGCAGGACGGTGCTGCTGATCAGCCACAATATGCGCGACGTGGTCGCGCTCGCCGATCGCGTCGTCATCATGGGCGCCGGCCGCAAATACGTCGACCAGCCGCTCGGCGATCTCAGCGCCGACGATCTCAGCCACATGATCATGGCCGGCAACGCCAGGGCGGCCTGA
- a CDS encoding nucleoside hydrolase: protein MTSETIVIDTDPGQDDAVALLLAFASPELDLKAITTVAGNVPLALTTANALRIRELAGREDVPVHAGADRPLLFPLSTAEFVCGPDGLAGADLPPARGKPSLAHAVEALIVMLRAAPDDSVTLCPLGPLTNLALAFRLAPDVLPKVKRIVLMGGALALGNITPAAEFNVHVDPHAAAIVFGCGRPIVMFGLGVTHQAIASHEQVARLLTFGNAAGRAVHGMLTRPRPGGLGTGGHPMHDPCVIAFLLWPELFSGRDCCVEVETGDGPLRGRTTIDWNGRLKRPANAHVVASVEAEALFQRLFDRLATLP from the coding sequence ATGACCAGCGAAACCATCGTCATCGACACCGATCCCGGTCAGGACGACGCCGTCGCCCTGCTGCTCGCTTTCGCCAGCCCGGAACTCGACCTCAAGGCGATCACCACGGTTGCCGGCAATGTCCCGCTGGCTCTGACCACTGCCAACGCGCTGCGCATCCGCGAGCTCGCCGGACGCGAGGACGTGCCCGTCCATGCCGGCGCCGACCGGCCCTTGCTCTTCCCGCTCTCGACCGCCGAATTCGTCTGCGGGCCCGATGGCCTCGCCGGCGCCGACCTGCCGCCGGCTCGAGGTAAGCCTTCGCTTGCTCACGCGGTCGAGGCACTGATCGTCATGCTGCGTGCTGCGCCGGACGACAGCGTCACGCTCTGCCCGCTCGGGCCGCTGACCAATCTCGCACTGGCGTTCCGGCTGGCTCCGGACGTGCTGCCGAAAGTGAAACGCATCGTGCTGATGGGCGGGGCACTGGCGCTCGGCAACATCACGCCTGCGGCCGAGTTCAACGTCCATGTCGATCCGCATGCCGCCGCGATCGTCTTCGGTTGCGGCCGGCCGATCGTGATGTTCGGGCTCGGCGTCACCCATCAGGCGATCGCCTCGCACGAGCAGGTCGCGCGCCTTCTCACCTTCGGCAATGCGGCAGGCCGGGCGGTGCATGGCATGCTGACTCGTCCGCGTCCCGGCGGGCTCGGCACCGGCGGTCATCCCATGCACGACCCCTGTGTGATCGCCTTCCTGCTCTGGCCGGAACTCTTTTCGGGGCGTGACTGTTGTGTCGAGGTCGAGACCGGCGACGGCCCCTTGCGGGGCCGCACCACGATCGACTGGAACGGCCGGCTCAAACGACCGGCCAATGCCCATGTCGTCGCGAGCGTCGAGGCGGAGGCGCTGTTTCAGCGCCTGTTCGACCGGCTCGCGACGTTGCCTTGA